In Choloepus didactylus isolate mChoDid1 chromosome X, mChoDid1.pri, whole genome shotgun sequence, a genomic segment contains:
- the LOC119523161 gene encoding calmodulin-1, whose amino-acid sequence MADQLTEEQIAEFKEAFSLFDKDGDGTITTKELGTVMRSLGQNPTEAELQDMINEVDADGNGTIDFPEFLTMMARKMKDTDSEEEIREAFRVFDKDGNGYISAAELRHVMTNLGEKLTDEEVDEMIREADIDGDGQVNYEEFVQMMTAK is encoded by the coding sequence ATGGCTGATCAGCTGACCGAAGAACAGATTGCTGAATTCAAGGAAGCTTTCTCCCTATTTGATAAAGATGGCGATGGCACCATCACAACAAAGGAACTTGGAACTGTCATGAGGTCACTGGGTCAGAACCCAACAGAAGCTGAATTACAGGATATGATCAATGAAGTGGATGCTGATGGTAATGGCACCATTGACTTCCCAGAATTTTTGACCATGATGgctagaaaaatgaaagacacaGACAGTGAAGAAGAAATCCGTGAGGCATTCCGAGTCTTTGACAAGGATGGCAATGGCTACATCAGTGCGGCAGAGCTACGTCACGTCATGACAAACTTAGGAGAAAAACTAACAGATGAAGAAGTAGATGAAATGATCAGAGAAGCAGATATTGATGGGGATGGACAAGTCAACTATGAAGAATTCGTACAGATGATGACTGCAAAATGA